One Lycium ferocissimum isolate CSIRO_LF1 unplaced genomic scaffold, AGI_CSIRO_Lferr_CH_V1 ctg10367, whole genome shotgun sequence genomic window, gagccacgtAGTACTGCACCCGAGCCTTCCCTTTCCGAAGCGCCTCAGAACGATCGAAGTCTAATAATATCAATGCTAAGTAAGTAAATGACTACAATAAATTCAACTAATCAAAAAAAGAGATAGGTGGAAaagttactcaaaatacccaaaatacctCTATCGAATCATGAGGGTAAAACCaaaaattaagggtgaaattacaCTACCCATAGTCCAATTAGTCATTATCCTTATTTCATGGAATTCTAACCACAGTTggtccttcaatttcatcaattataCCAAAATCCCCAAATTAGAAAGAACCCTAAATTCATGAATTGATTTTAGAAGCCAAGGGAGATTCAAACCTAGAATCTATTAATCGACAATTTAGATAATAGGAATCAACAATTAGAACGGCAATATTCAATTAGATTAAAGGGTTCAATGATCAACAACCTATGTTTTCAAAACCCATCACCCTCATTAGTCATTAACTACCATGGATACTAATAAATGAAGGATTAGCTACAAGATTAAGGTACAAGGACTTACCTAAGATGATTCCACCAATGGTTCTTTGGAAATTGCTCACAATGCTTCTTAGGATTAGGCTTTTGGTGAATAGAACTAATGATTTGAAGTTGGGAAAGAAATAAGGTTTCTGATTCAGTGATCTTCGCTGGGGCGAACAGACTTTCGCTTCTGCGACCCCGCCTCAGCGGATTTCCATCTGCTGGGGCAAAATTCATTCAATGACTCAGCCTTTCGCTCTAGTGGGCCAAGTTCTGCTTAGGCAGGCCCATAGGGGCGAATTCACTCCGCTGGGGCGAGACATTAGAAGCTAGAAAATTTCTAGTTTCACCAATTATCAACCCAAAACCCTGACATATATCTAagacctcccggatacaaaccaaacatgtaGACAAAAGTACAAGCATGCTACGAACCCATCCGTGACCTCAGAATTTCCAGCGGAGGTCACTTTGACTCGGTCAACCCCCAAATGTCtaaaatcaagtttccaaccaagaaCCCAAAATGTACTCGAAAGCCTCCGGAACCGAACCAGCCACGCCATCAATTCGTAAATGACCCTATGGACCTCATGAAATTGACGAAATTCTAAAATaggtccgtttatccaaaagtcaactattggtcacaCATTTTCACTTAAGGATTCTAATTCTTTCAACATTCACTAGAAATACCCGAATACCTTGGGAACTGGGTCGACGGGGATAATATGGTCAAAACACGTATAAAATTCGatatcaattaaataaccgttcgtcctcgaacatacaaggaatgaaatgaaagaaaggtacCTGACTGggtgaaaagctggggatatctACTACGCATATCAGACTCGGTCTcctaagtagcctcctcaactggACAGTGCTTCCACTGAACCTTCATCGAAGCTATTTCatttgacctcaactttcgaacctctCTATCCAAGATGGCTATCGGCTCTTCTGCATCAGCCAAATTCTGATCAAATAGAACTGAATCCCACTGAATGATATAAGACCCatccaaattatatttctttagtatGAGCACATGAAACACCGAGTGAACACCCGACGAACCTAGAGgtaatgccaactcataagctatcTCTCCCACAGAACGAAGGATCTCAAATAGACCAATGAACCTaaggctaagcttgcccttcttcccaaatctcatcactcccttcatggGCGAAACCTTCAGCAGAACCTGCTCCCTAACCATGAACCCTAGATCTTAGACCTTTCGATCTGCATACTCCTTCTGCCTTCTCTTAGCCGCtagaagcttttcctgaatcaccttcaccttatCTAACGACTTTCTCAAAAGATAGATGCTCAAGGTCTCACCTCAGAagcatcaaaccagccaatcggaGATCGACATCTCCTcctatataaagcctcaaatGGAGTCATGTCGATACTcgaatgatagctgttgttgtacGAAAACTCTACCAAgggtaagaactggtcccaatgactaCCAAAGTCTATAACACAAGCTCGGAGCATATC contains:
- the LOC132041480 gene encoding uncharacterized protein LOC132041480 encodes the protein MKRDIIEFVYQCLNCQQVKYEHQRSDGMLQRMSIPERKWERIVMDFVVGLLKTLVQMTYNAEMLVKVYIREIIRLHGVPISIISDRGTQFMSHFWRTLQAEMGTQLDLSTAFHPQTDEFSYNNSYHSSIDMTPFEALYRRRCRSPIGWFDASEVLLKVSPMKGVMRFGKKGKLSLRFIGLFEILRSVGEIAYELALPLGSSGVHSVFHVLILKKYNLDGSYIIQWDSVLFDQNLADAEEPIAILDREVRKLRSNEIASMKVQWKHCPVEEAT